The Paraburkholderia fungorum genome window below encodes:
- a CDS encoding acetamidase/formamidase family protein, translating into MALIPTEGTARAAIEPGALHRLRATRENVHWGYFDASLAPALKVKSGDLVYAEAVTHHAGDAPDLMMDDALHALWRAIPEHDRNPGVHIMTGPIHVEGAKPGDMLEVRYLQMTPRCRYGSNLAANWGYLYKEMGEKERVTIYELDEGANHASALYAYDFEGKYLTPGTITDCPVCDRQPALDGVRIPARPHLGTAGVAPAVDGRVSTIPPGRHGGNIDNWRIGAGATMYYPVQVDGALFSIGDPHVSQGDGEISGTAIESSLNVTMQIVLRKDFQFPTPLLETADSWIVHGFDQRLDQALRNASLDTMQLLEEHLGLSRNDAYSLMSVAGDVGITQVVDATLGAHVRLPRGIFPKLGQK; encoded by the coding sequence GCATTGATTCCGACCGAAGGCACCGCGCGTGCCGCTATCGAACCCGGCGCTCTCCACCGTTTGCGCGCAACCCGTGAGAACGTGCACTGGGGTTATTTCGACGCATCGCTCGCTCCGGCGTTGAAGGTGAAAAGCGGCGATCTGGTGTATGCCGAGGCCGTCACGCACCACGCGGGCGACGCGCCCGATCTGATGATGGACGACGCGTTGCACGCATTGTGGCGCGCGATTCCCGAGCACGACCGCAATCCGGGCGTGCACATCATGACCGGACCGATTCATGTCGAAGGCGCAAAGCCCGGCGACATGCTCGAAGTGCGCTATCTGCAGATGACGCCGCGCTGCCGCTACGGGTCGAACCTCGCGGCGAACTGGGGTTATCTGTACAAGGAGATGGGCGAAAAAGAGCGCGTCACGATCTATGAACTCGATGAAGGCGCAAACCACGCGTCCGCGTTGTATGCGTACGACTTCGAGGGCAAGTATCTGACGCCGGGCACGATCACCGATTGTCCGGTTTGCGACCGGCAGCCCGCGCTCGACGGCGTGCGCATTCCCGCGCGTCCTCACCTGGGCACGGCTGGCGTAGCGCCGGCAGTCGACGGCCGGGTGAGCACGATTCCGCCGGGACGTCATGGCGGCAATATCGACAACTGGCGCATCGGCGCGGGCGCGACGATGTATTACCCGGTGCAGGTGGACGGCGCGCTGTTTTCGATCGGCGATCCGCATGTTTCTCAAGGCGACGGCGAGATCAGCGGGACGGCCATCGAGTCGTCGCTGAACGTGACGATGCAGATCGTTTTGCGCAAGGATTTCCAGTTCCCGACGCCGTTGCTCGAAACCGCCGATAGCTGGATCGTGCATGGTTTCGATCAGCGGCTCGATCAGGCGTTGCGCAACGCGTCGCTCGATACGATGCAACTGCTGGAAGAGCACCTCGGTCTGTCGCGTAACGACGCGTATTCGCTGATGAGCGTCGCGGGCGATGTCGGCATTACGCAGGTGGTCGATGCGACGCTCGGTGCACACGTGCGACTGCCGCGCGGCATCTTCCCGAAGCTCGGCCAGAAGTGA
- a CDS encoding LysR family transcriptional regulator, translating to MNRLREIESFVSVVDAGGFAAAADANGVSRALMSRTIQALETRLGARLLHRTTRKIALTAAGDAYYRSCCEILEQLDSAELAAQGERGRASGDLRISAPVSFGIAHLAPLWAGLLARAPDVRPVIALSDALVDIVAEGFDLAIRIARPAESSLVHRRLASTPLVMCASPSYLERHGEPATPAELSAHQSVAYGYFSERHDWRLCERATGTEHVGRTRAVMSANNGETCVAAAEAGVGLVLQPLFLVMDSLARGRLVPVLENFTPPPIGVYAVYPSRAQLPAKTRVTVDYLAEQWRDAPWAVAPVRA from the coding sequence GTGAACCGGCTGCGCGAGATCGAGTCGTTCGTCAGTGTCGTCGATGCAGGCGGTTTCGCGGCGGCGGCCGACGCGAACGGGGTGTCGCGTGCGCTGATGTCGAGAACCATTCAGGCGCTCGAAACGCGCCTGGGTGCGCGGCTTCTGCATCGCACGACGCGCAAGATCGCGTTGACGGCGGCGGGGGACGCTTACTACCGCTCGTGCTGCGAGATTCTCGAACAACTCGATTCGGCGGAACTCGCGGCGCAGGGCGAACGGGGTCGTGCGTCGGGCGATTTGCGGATCAGCGCGCCGGTCAGTTTCGGCATTGCGCATCTTGCGCCGCTGTGGGCCGGGTTGCTTGCGCGTGCGCCCGATGTGCGGCCGGTGATCGCACTGTCGGACGCGCTCGTCGATATCGTCGCCGAAGGCTTCGACCTGGCGATACGGATTGCGCGACCGGCGGAGTCGTCGCTCGTGCATCGGCGGCTCGCGAGCACGCCGCTGGTGATGTGCGCGTCGCCTTCCTATCTGGAGCGTCACGGCGAACCGGCGACTCCGGCGGAGTTGTCCGCGCATCAGTCGGTCGCATATGGGTACTTCAGCGAGCGGCACGACTGGCGGCTCTGCGAGCGCGCGACCGGCACCGAACATGTCGGCCGGACCCGAGCCGTGATGAGCGCCAACAATGGTGAAACCTGCGTCGCGGCGGCGGAAGCGGGCGTCGGCCTCGTGCTGCAACCGCTGTTTCTGGTGATGGATAGTCTCGCGCGCGGCCGCCTCGTGCCGGTGCTCGAGAACTTCACGCCGCCACCCATCGGCGTCTACGCGGTCTATCCGAGCCGCGCGCAACTGCCCGCGAAAACCCGCGTCACGGTCGACTATCTGGCCGAGCAGTGGCGCGACGCGCCATGGGCGGTTGCGCCGGTGCGGGCCTGA
- a CDS encoding helix-turn-helix domain-containing protein → MSLKSWYFSTQESSTEQRPQVWRNAMNAACLPHDAAPLGDGFEGDVCGIVSPTGIEFSRMRATPLTISGSFRHQQAALWIALLLDGRSVFLGSGERVSVERGDMLYGPCGRDSTLELCADFRLLYVRVPTNLLHAGLVDPRRLSCGILPANSSLTRVLAAMLRAVGDELEYLDIEHIHPIEVALSEFLIASLASHHAALTFGDRKRSEHFLRICQSIDQQLGDAELSLNTITEQQRVSSRYVQKLFEEAGTSFSGYLRDRRLERCRQELTSPAHHALSVSEICFRWGFNDAAHFSRSFRAKFDMTPRECRKIGGANLVEA, encoded by the coding sequence ATGTCGCTGAAGTCCTGGTACTTTTCCACGCAGGAAAGTTCGACGGAGCAGCGCCCGCAGGTCTGGCGCAACGCGATGAACGCCGCCTGCCTTCCGCATGACGCCGCGCCCCTCGGCGACGGATTCGAGGGCGACGTCTGCGGGATCGTTTCGCCGACCGGCATCGAGTTCTCACGGATGCGTGCGACGCCGCTCACCATTTCCGGCAGTTTCCGTCATCAGCAGGCTGCGCTGTGGATTGCGTTGCTGCTCGATGGACGTTCGGTGTTTCTCGGCTCGGGCGAGCGCGTGTCCGTCGAGCGCGGCGACATGCTGTACGGGCCATGCGGCAGGGATTCGACGCTGGAGCTATGCGCGGATTTCCGTCTGCTGTACGTGCGTGTGCCGACGAACCTGCTGCACGCGGGCCTCGTCGATCCACGCCGTCTGAGTTGCGGCATCCTGCCCGCGAATTCGAGCCTCACGCGCGTGCTGGCGGCGATGTTGCGCGCAGTGGGCGACGAACTGGAATATCTCGATATCGAGCACATTCATCCGATCGAAGTGGCGTTGTCGGAGTTCCTGATTGCGAGTCTCGCGAGCCATCATGCGGCGCTGACGTTCGGCGACCGCAAACGCTCCGAGCATTTTCTGCGTATCTGTCAGTCGATCGATCAGCAACTCGGCGATGCGGAACTGTCGCTGAACACGATCACCGAGCAGCAGCGGGTCTCGTCACGCTATGTGCAGAAGCTCTTCGAGGAGGCGGGCACGAGCTTCTCAGGCTACCTGCGCGACCGCCGTCTCGAGCGATGCCGCCAGGAGCTGACCAGTCCCGCGCATCACGCGTTGTCGGTATCGGAAATCTGCTTTCGCTGGGGCTTTAACGATGCCGCGCATTTCAGCCGCAGCTTCCGCGCGAAGTTCGATATGACGCCGCGCGAGTGCCGCAAGATCGGCGGCGCGAACCTGGTGGAGGCGTAA
- a CDS encoding NADPH-dependent F420 reductase — protein sequence MKVTVVGYGNVGAAMVKQLSAAGHQVEVTGRKLEGVEKVAAQFGANSAPLSAAAKNADVVLLAVPYNNAAAALGELGSLKGKVLVDVTNPLTDDYMGLTIGHTTSAAEEIAKLTDASVVKAFNTLFAQVVDGGATYPSQAASVFAAGDDQDAKQKTVALAESMGFGTIDAGGLKNARYLEAVAGLNIYLGYGAGLGVQISPTWIKR from the coding sequence ATGAAAGTAACGGTAGTCGGATACGGCAACGTGGGCGCGGCGATGGTCAAGCAACTGAGCGCGGCGGGACACCAGGTGGAAGTAACGGGCCGCAAGCTCGAAGGCGTCGAGAAAGTCGCCGCGCAATTCGGCGCGAACAGCGCACCGCTGTCGGCGGCGGCGAAAAATGCCGACGTCGTGCTGCTCGCCGTGCCGTATAACAACGCGGCCGCCGCGCTGGGCGAACTCGGTTCGCTGAAAGGCAAAGTGCTCGTCGACGTGACCAACCCGCTCACCGACGATTACATGGGCCTGACCATCGGCCACACCACATCAGCGGCCGAGGAAATCGCGAAGCTGACCGACGCGTCGGTCGTGAAGGCGTTCAACACGCTGTTCGCGCAAGTGGTGGATGGCGGCGCAACGTATCCTTCGCAAGCGGCATCGGTTTTTGCCGCGGGTGACGATCAGGATGCGAAGCAGAAAACCGTTGCGCTGGCGGAATCGATGGGCTTCGGCACCATCGACGCCGGTGGCCTCAAGAATGCCCGCTATCTCGAAGCCGTGGCCGGTTTGAACATCTATCTGGGCTACGGCGCAGGTCTCGGCGTGCAGATCTCGCCTACGTGGATCAAGCGCTAA
- a CDS encoding DEAD/DEAH box helicase gives MSFASLGLIDPLLRNLQDLNYQTPTPVQAKAIPAVLSGKDVMAAAQTGTGKTAGFALPLLQRLVQHGPAVSSNRARVLLLVPTRELAEQVLQSFVDYGKGLDLRFLAAYGGVSINPQMMKLRKGVDVLVATPGRLLDLHRQNAVQFDQVQTLVLDEADRMLDLGFSRELNAVFAVLPAQRQTLLFSATFSDEIRAMAAGILRDPVNISVSPPNATASKIRQWVVTVDKKNKPDLFMHLVAENNWEHALVFVKTRVGVDYLAAMLDDAGYAVDTIHGDKPQPARLRALERFKTGEVSMLVATDVAARGLDIDDLPLVINVDLPIVAQDYVHRIGRTGRAGASGVAVSLVCADEAPQLAAIEALIRQTLRREEEPGFEAEHRVPQTSATGEIIKKPKKPKKPKVSKVPQAAQSAAQVPSKKPRPQSGEKNKSKPAAQHAVAAGKGTNFSSGSPFSVQKPRGKPASKTAAGSHKPAGKSAGGRGKRQP, from the coding sequence ATGTCTTTTGCCTCGCTTGGCCTGATCGATCCGTTGCTGCGTAATCTGCAGGATCTCAATTACCAGACACCTACGCCGGTGCAGGCCAAGGCGATTCCTGCTGTGCTCAGCGGCAAGGACGTCATGGCTGCCGCACAGACCGGCACCGGCAAAACAGCGGGTTTTGCGCTGCCGCTGCTGCAACGGTTGGTGCAGCACGGCCCGGCGGTGTCGAGCAACCGCGCGCGCGTTCTGCTGCTCGTGCCCACGCGTGAGCTGGCCGAACAGGTGCTGCAAAGCTTCGTCGATTACGGTAAAGGCCTCGACCTGCGATTCCTCGCTGCCTACGGCGGCGTGAGCATCAATCCGCAGATGATGAAACTGCGCAAAGGCGTGGACGTGCTCGTCGCCACGCCGGGCCGTTTGCTGGATCTGCATCGCCAGAACGCAGTGCAGTTCGATCAGGTGCAAACGCTGGTGCTGGATGAAGCCGACCGCATGCTGGATCTCGGCTTTTCGCGCGAACTCAACGCTGTCTTTGCTGTGTTGCCTGCCCAGCGGCAGACCCTGTTGTTCTCCGCCACGTTCAGCGATGAAATTCGCGCGATGGCCGCTGGCATTCTGCGCGACCCGGTGAATATCAGCGTCAGCCCGCCCAATGCCACGGCTAGCAAGATCAGGCAGTGGGTGGTGACGGTGGATAAAAAGAACAAGCCCGACCTCTTCATGCACCTGGTGGCTGAGAACAACTGGGAGCACGCGCTGGTGTTCGTCAAAACCCGCGTCGGCGTGGATTACCTCGCAGCCATGCTGGATGACGCGGGCTATGCCGTCGACACGATCCACGGCGACAAACCGCAACCCGCACGTCTGCGTGCGCTGGAGCGCTTCAAGACGGGCGAGGTCAGTATGCTGGTCGCCACCGATGTGGCGGCGCGCGGTCTGGATATCGACGACCTGCCGCTGGTGATCAACGTCGATCTGCCGATCGTCGCGCAAGACTATGTGCACCGTATCGGCCGTACCGGCCGCGCGGGCGCGAGCGGTGTGGCGGTGTCCCTCGTCTGTGCCGATGAAGCGCCGCAACTGGCCGCGATCGAGGCGCTGATCCGGCAGACGCTACGCCGTGAAGAAGAGCCGGGTTTTGAAGCCGAACACCGCGTGCCGCAAACCAGCGCGACGGGCGAGATCATCAAGAAACCCAAAAAGCCCAAGAAGCCGAAAGTGTCGAAGGTGCCGCAGGCTGCGCAGAGCGCCGCGCAAGTGCCCAGCAAAAAGCCGCGCCCGCAAAGTGGCGAAAAAAACAAATCCAAGCCTGCGGCACAACATGCCGTCGCCGCAGGTAAAGGCACAAACTTTTCCAGCGGTAGCCCGTTCAGCGTGCAAAAGCCGCGAGGCAAACCCGCCAGCAAGACGGCTGCGGGTTCACATAAGCCGGCCGGCAAATCCGCTGGCGGCCGCGGCAAACGCCAACCCTGA
- the acpA gene encoding acid phosphatase — protein sequence MKNQEPPASSPDNEQPDSATDSNSPQAPQRPGRRHFLGGVAAVAVGGGLAGCAQPASRASAVTGVAAGPQFDRALRSKVKTVVVIYAENRSFNNLFADFPGVERPLSSLKPEDYRQLDRDGSTVLPQLPVVPGGWLTKDQTVDGVTYKAGQQYQTNLPNAPFALKGPNGENLPLSLVTHDLWHVFYQNQMQINGGKNDMFVAWADSAAFTMGHYANTSYDLRLWDLAGEFVLCDNFFQGAFGGSFMNHQYLIAATPPVYPDPAQSIAKFQIAETVSGRPDDPNLKPLATSPKSAMEGIPKFGPSALTPPETLANGRTVSYAVNTMMPPFAPTPYKVGANGVVDFTLDSNAMAVPPQVHENIGDKLDKRRISWAWYAGAFQQTLDMRGKNTNDGTPLIPNFQYHHQPFNYFANLGPGTAARAQHLRDGGLGDDESTNRFLADARAGKLPAVTFYKPQGNLNMHAGYADVASGDRHIVHAVKALRASPQWENMVVVITVDENGGWWDHVAPPKGDRWGPGTRVPALVVSPFAKKGYVDHTVYDTASILRLITRVFDLETLDGIRMRDDAMAGRGQPGMGDLTNALDLSS from the coding sequence ATGAAAAACCAAGAACCGCCCGCCTCGTCCCCCGACAACGAACAACCTGACAGCGCAACCGACAGCAATAGCCCGCAGGCACCGCAGCGTCCGGGGCGTCGCCACTTTCTCGGCGGCGTCGCCGCGGTGGCGGTGGGCGGCGGACTGGCCGGTTGCGCGCAGCCTGCCTCGCGCGCGTCGGCGGTAACCGGCGTTGCGGCGGGACCGCAGTTCGATCGCGCGCTGCGCTCCAAGGTGAAGACGGTCGTCGTGATCTATGCCGAAAATCGCAGCTTCAATAACCTGTTCGCCGATTTCCCCGGCGTCGAACGCCCGCTTTCCAGCCTGAAGCCGGAAGATTATCGGCAACTCGACCGCGACGGCTCGACCGTGTTGCCGCAACTGCCCGTCGTGCCTGGCGGCTGGCTGACCAAAGATCAGACCGTCGACGGCGTCACCTACAAAGCCGGCCAGCAATACCAGACCAATCTGCCGAACGCGCCCTTCGCGCTGAAAGGCCCGAATGGCGAGAATCTGCCGCTGTCGCTCGTCACGCACGATTTGTGGCACGTGTTCTATCAGAACCAGATGCAGATCAACGGCGGCAAGAACGATATGTTCGTCGCGTGGGCGGACTCGGCGGCCTTCACGATGGGCCACTACGCGAACACCAGCTACGACCTGCGGCTATGGGATCTCGCCGGCGAATTCGTGCTGTGCGACAACTTCTTCCAGGGCGCATTCGGTGGCTCGTTCATGAACCACCAGTATCTGATCGCCGCGACGCCGCCGGTCTACCCCGATCCCGCGCAGAGCATCGCGAAATTCCAGATTGCGGAAACCGTCAGCGGACGTCCCGACGATCCCAATCTGAAGCCGCTCGCGACGTCGCCGAAAAGTGCGATGGAGGGCATCCCCAAGTTCGGCCCGAGCGCACTGACGCCGCCCGAAACGCTGGCAAACGGCCGCACCGTCAGCTACGCCGTCAACACGATGATGCCGCCGTTCGCGCCCACGCCCTACAAGGTCGGCGCGAACGGCGTGGTCGACTTCACGCTGGACAGCAACGCGATGGCCGTGCCGCCGCAGGTGCACGAGAACATCGGTGACAAGCTGGACAAGCGCAGGATCAGCTGGGCGTGGTACGCGGGCGCATTCCAGCAGACGCTCGACATGCGCGGCAAGAACACGAACGACGGCACGCCGCTGATCCCGAACTTCCAGTATCACCATCAGCCGTTCAACTACTTTGCAAACCTGGGACCGGGCACGGCCGCGCGCGCGCAACATCTGCGCGACGGCGGACTCGGCGACGACGAAAGCACCAACCGCTTCCTCGCCGATGCCCGCGCGGGCAAGCTCCCGGCCGTCACGTTCTACAAGCCGCAGGGCAATCTGAACATGCACGCGGGCTACGCGGATGTCGCGTCGGGCGACCGCCATATCGTGCACGCGGTGAAAGCGCTGCGTGCCAGCCCGCAATGGGAAAACATGGTGGTGGTGATCACCGTCGACGAAAACGGCGGATGGTGGGATCACGTCGCGCCGCCCAAAGGCGACCGCTGGGGACCGGGCACGCGCGTGCCCGCGCTGGTGGTCTCGCCGTTCGCGAAGAAGGGCTACGTGGATCACACGGTGTACGACACGGCGTCGATCCTGCGGCTGATTACACGCGTATTCGACCTCGAAACGCTCGACGGCATCCGCATGCGCGACGACGCGATGGCCGGGCGCGGGCAACCGGGGATGGGCGACCTGACTAACGCACTGGACCTGTCGTCGTGA
- a CDS encoding helix-turn-helix transcriptional regulator codes for MNSRTKNAARTDVERRVSERLLRMPEVAQRVGLSNSTIYLKVAQGQFPRPIKVGATAVRWRESEVDQWIADCIAADAHRHSETGKGPTPQPPRQAKPTGPEA; via the coding sequence ATGAACTCACGGACGAAGAACGCAGCGCGCACGGATGTTGAACGCAGGGTGAGCGAACGCCTGCTGCGCATGCCGGAGGTGGCGCAGCGCGTCGGCCTGTCCAATTCCACAATCTATCTGAAGGTCGCGCAGGGTCAGTTTCCACGACCTATCAAGGTCGGCGCCACGGCAGTTCGCTGGCGTGAAAGCGAGGTGGATCAATGGATAGCCGACTGCATTGCAGCGGATGCACACCGTCATTCCGAAACCGGCAAGGGGCCGACACCCCAGCCGCCACGACAGGCAAAACCCACCGGACCAGAGGCATAA
- a CDS encoding lysozyme inhibitor LprI family protein: protein MQHIRAFVTRYCSACIGKDRYSGVFDYREFVPSAAYFSGHTRVEIDLLCNTGKNASTSDLEVCGERRFEQTSAELEVTVKSIEKAYRNGDVALKADDDPIASAYFVKAQKAWQDYRENQCYVETYSLAVASMRYMTFWDCMARIAKERIIDLQSIGN from the coding sequence TTGCAGCACATTCGCGCTTTTGTCACTCGCTATTGCAGCGCCTGCATTGGCAAAGACCGATATTCCGGCGTGTTCGACTATCGCGAATTCGTGCCATCTGCTGCTTACTTCTCCGGGCACACGCGGGTGGAAATTGACCTCCTGTGCAACACAGGCAAGAATGCCTCTACCTCTGATTTAGAGGTTTGCGGTGAAAGACGATTCGAGCAGACATCTGCGGAACTGGAAGTAACGGTCAAGTCTATAGAGAAGGCATACAGGAACGGCGATGTGGCACTGAAGGCCGACGATGACCCGATAGCATCGGCTTACTTTGTAAAAGCGCAGAAGGCCTGGCAGGATTATCGCGAAAATCAATGCTACGTTGAAACCTATTCCTTAGCAGTGGCGTCGATGCGCTATATGACGTTTTGGGATTGTATGGCGCGCATCGCAAAGGAACGAATCATCGATTTGCAGAGTATCGGTAACTAA
- a CDS encoding lysozyme inhibitor LprI family protein produces MRIAKFLCTWIFGSSLCGASASIAHSASIYGSTFDYRKTEPAISQFQGKTSQQIAELCKSESLGTMELTTCAQFKFESAKATLTKAVEATEREIDQSDIELRKRHNPIALPYFKQAQSHWQNYRDSQCYANVYEIGEASIRFIDFWTCMEIITKTRIDELSKPDATQ; encoded by the coding sequence ATGCGAATCGCTAAATTTCTTTGCACGTGGATCTTCGGCTCTTCTCTCTGCGGGGCCAGTGCTTCCATTGCGCACTCGGCTTCGATCTATGGAAGCACGTTCGACTACAGGAAAACGGAACCCGCGATCAGTCAGTTCCAGGGAAAGACTAGCCAACAGATCGCAGAACTGTGCAAAAGCGAGTCTTTGGGAACGATGGAACTGACAACATGCGCCCAGTTCAAGTTTGAGTCTGCCAAGGCAACGCTCACCAAAGCGGTCGAAGCCACCGAAAGGGAAATCGATCAAAGCGACATAGAGCTTCGAAAGCGCCATAACCCGATTGCTTTGCCATATTTCAAACAGGCACAAAGCCACTGGCAGAACTACAGAGACAGTCAGTGCTACGCCAACGTGTACGAAATCGGAGAGGCGTCCATCCGTTTCATTGATTTTTGGACTTGTATGGAAATCATCACGAAGACGAGGATCGATGAACTTTCGAAGCCTGACGCAACACAGTAA
- a CDS encoding DUF7079 family protein has translation MGKKSRWLHVSCALRRMCIPSAKVAEFVPFGSAKNVPMVKSPARGADRRAAPSLSPEDLARRRPVWAAMSDIFLDTEVRWSVPYIANCCAKSGYDDGTLERIFWIEVFPEATPNLLSIFSQWAGLDLDEAALIRRASASKMPWLRRRLNGWMVESSWRSVCAVTQWLRPLDDSLRLQFVKAFHICGLRYFEAANETISSISRGEIEGMQEIIGDVWQRYEPVCRSMLLKSEASTHETRSAAVRRFCINHLGSADV, from the coding sequence ATGGGGAAAAAGTCCAGATGGCTCCATGTATCCTGCGCTTTACGCAGGATGTGTATACCAAGTGCGAAAGTCGCAGAATTCGTTCCTTTCGGATCTGCTAAAAATGTCCCAATGGTGAAAAGCCCCGCCCGTGGTGCAGATCGCCGGGCCGCGCCAAGCTTGTCTCCCGAAGACTTAGCACGCCGACGACCGGTCTGGGCGGCAATGAGTGACATATTTCTCGATACCGAAGTCCGCTGGTCTGTGCCATACATTGCCAATTGCTGCGCCAAATCGGGTTATGACGATGGAACATTGGAACGGATCTTCTGGATCGAGGTATTTCCCGAGGCGACTCCCAATCTGCTGTCCATTTTTAGCCAATGGGCCGGACTCGATCTTGACGAAGCCGCGTTAATCAGGCGCGCAAGCGCGAGCAAGATGCCTTGGCTGCGGCGGCGCCTAAACGGATGGATGGTCGAATCAAGCTGGCGTAGCGTATGCGCGGTAACGCAATGGTTACGTCCCCTGGACGATTCTCTGCGTTTGCAGTTTGTAAAGGCATTCCATATTTGTGGCCTCCGCTATTTCGAAGCAGCGAATGAAACAATTTCTAGCATCTCTCGAGGGGAAATTGAGGGGATGCAAGAGATAATTGGTGATGTCTGGCAGCGCTACGAGCCTGTTTGTCGTTCGATGTTGCTAAAGAGCGAAGCGTCAACGCACGAAACGCGGTCGGCCGCCGTGCGAAGGTTTTGTATAAATCATCTGGGAAGCGCCGATGTTTGA
- a CDS encoding lysozyme, whose product MPDALATAVTNTNPNSCTTAYCERLGKPWTVSNDGLLFIAVWESGTLNGTNFQGHFVTDGFILKAYRDNVGIPTVGCGHRILPADNIQVSQTISLERAREFKKRDIEKAQRRLNSDVHVPLFQFEYDALVSVVYNCGAGDGATAIIDKTNRGEYGSMFDYIRTYRVGSNPGLPPRRFTEARLFSTGVYDASH is encoded by the coding sequence ATGCCTGACGCACTCGCTACCGCAGTTACAAATACAAATCCGAATTCATGTACGACAGCCTACTGTGAACGGCTAGGAAAGCCGTGGACAGTGTCCAACGACGGTCTTTTGTTCATTGCAGTATGGGAATCTGGTACCTTAAATGGTACAAACTTTCAAGGACACTTCGTTACGGACGGTTTTATCCTGAAAGCGTACAGAGATAACGTTGGCATCCCAACAGTTGGATGCGGTCATCGAATCCTTCCCGCCGACAATATTCAGGTAAGTCAGACGATCTCGTTGGAACGTGCGCGTGAATTCAAGAAGCGAGATATTGAGAAAGCACAGAGACGATTGAATAGCGATGTACACGTGCCACTATTTCAGTTTGAATACGATGCTCTAGTTAGTGTTGTATATAACTGTGGCGCAGGTGATGGCGCTACGGCAATCATCGACAAAACTAACCGAGGGGAATACGGCTCCATGTTCGATTACATTCGTACCTATCGCGTCGGCAGCAATCCGGGTCTACCACCGAGACGTTTCACAGAGGCTCGTCTTTTTTCGACCGGGGTCTACGATGCCTCTCACTAA
- a CDS encoding PAAR domain-containing protein, translated as MFDRLVADRDRTTTDGEVTGRSDFYNEDGKMYARKKNKATCGNCKGAWPIYGTRSDWMDGGEPMVKDLDWVMCPCRKNRVFASAGSNAFYSDSGESTRSEEFTTPLSATYDEQFTVDRCKRNPLADTYYTARMPSGELRHGITDSSGRTKRYETRAAESIRIYLGHKQEI; from the coding sequence ATGTTTGATCGACTCGTTGCGGACCGGGACCGCACCACCACGGATGGGGAAGTAACTGGCCGCAGTGACTTCTATAACGAAGATGGCAAGATGTACGCACGCAAAAAGAATAAAGCGACGTGCGGAAACTGCAAAGGTGCATGGCCGATCTACGGCACCCGTAGTGATTGGATGGACGGCGGTGAACCTATGGTCAAGGACTTGGATTGGGTCATGTGTCCGTGCCGAAAGAATCGGGTATTCGCCTCGGCAGGCTCCAACGCTTTTTACTCTGATAGCGGCGAAAGTACTCGAAGTGAAGAATTCACAACACCGCTCAGTGCCACATATGACGAACAGTTCACTGTTGACCGATGCAAACGGAATCCCCTCGCGGACACTTATTACACGGCTCGCATGCCGTCTGGTGAATTGCGACACGGCATAACTGATTCATCGGGACGCACTAAGCGCTATGAAACACGAGCCGCCGAGTCCATTCGAATTTACCTTGGTCATAAACAGGAGATATGA